The proteins below come from a single Manduca sexta isolate Smith_Timp_Sample1 chromosome 3, JHU_Msex_v1.0, whole genome shotgun sequence genomic window:
- the LOC115450071 gene encoding uncharacterized protein LOC115450071 has product MLRNKKFTWTVKKRVKKIYPSVTELMMDQTTTMLSGESTDSGFLAKAAPILMADPEQANVAGFAGAASPKEEAHFIAIPFAKNYSWQKPSEVISEDHDIPDAMSIYNDEEATGALQVTTKRKADVAKHLGFTCNVCRNAISGFRYTCVQCSDMDLCGACEADKAHGDHYMLRIPIPKPAAEIYAVLSSIRRQLMTLEPQIESNKSVESDNIMRFMSEIKSSFGGVEGMTAIDKEADKIGKEADVFGKKANVIDKEADVFGKKADLVGKEVDEFGKEGMEADVFGKEADLVAKEADVLGKGTDIFDKETDEVGMEADLVGKKAEVILTKSDVIVKEADVVGKKADVVDKEVVVVDKKADVVDKEVVVVDKKADVVDKEVVVVDKKADVVDKEVVVVDKKADVVDKEEVVVDKKADVVDKEVVVVDKKADVVDKEVIVVDKKADVVDKKADVLRKKAYLLRKKADVVDKDVVVVSKKADVVDKDANVVAKMLDAVGKKADILRKKANVVRKKADVDDKEADVVGKKANIIRKKAKAVRKKADVVGKKADVVGKEADAVSKKADVVGKEADAVSKKADVVGKEADAVGKKADAVGKGTDIVDMEADVAGIEADLPAPDQQQQQDKTVSAKPEAKATDLQGLDPLAAKKRRVKDVGAPKAKRAKHSDKSDDAVPSTSHEPIYGNNGRERKSRPNNKSDDKELKMMTLEAQMEFPDERWRWGSEEFVIHDRRMAVENNPYVNQVCFRAVARPLRRAAPPRSAHRSGSRSASRSASRTARRTARRSSSHFSYHSAHRPAHRSGRRTANPPTQTTSYTNTSGPNTYSSSVTTAGRNTVASAAISSNMGRLRFVLRLPSSVLKRRPNLLV; this is encoded by the exons TGGCTGATCCGGAACAAGCTAACGTCGCGGGATTCGCAGGCGCAGCGTCACCGAAAGAGGAAGCGC ACTTTATCGCCATCCCGTTCGCAAAGAATTACTCGTGGCAGAAACCAAGCGAAGTGATCAGTGAAG accATGACATACCGGATGCCATGTCAATTTACAACGACGAGGAGGCGACTGGCGCTCTGCAAGTCACAACCAAACGCAAAG CTGACGTGGCTAAACACCTGGGATTCACATGCAATGTGTGCCGCAATGCTATATCTGG GTTCCGCTACACATGCGTCCAGTGCAGCGACATGGACCTGTGCGGCGCGTGCGAGGCTGACAAGGCTCACGGTGATCATTACATGCTGCGTATCCCCATACCGAAGCCTGCA GCAGAGATCTACGCCGTTCTATCTTCTATACGGCGTCAACTAATGACACTCGAGCCTCAGATCGAATCCAACAAGAGCGTGGAGAGTGATAATATTATGAG ATTCATGTCTGAAATAAAGTCCAGTTTTGGTGGTGTCGAGGGAATGACAGCTATTGACAAGGAGGCAGATAAAATCGGCAAGGAGGCAGATGTATTCGGCAAGAAAGCAAATGTGATCGACAAGGAAGCTGATGTATTCGGGAAGAAGGCAGATTTAGTCGGCAAGGAAGTCGATGAATTCGGGAAGGAGGGCATGGAAGCAGATGTATTCGGCAAGGAGGCAGATTTAGTCGCAAAGGAGGCAGATGTACTCGGCAAGGGGACAGATATATTCGACAAGGAGACAGATGAAGTCGGAATGGAGGCAGATTTAGTCGGCAAGAAGGCAGAAGTAATTCTCACGAAGTCAGATGTAATTGTCAAGGAAGCAGATGTAGTCGGCAAGAAGGCAGATGTAGTCGACAAGGAGGTAGTTGTAGTCGACAAGAAGGCAGATGTAGTCGACAAGGAGGTAGTTGTAGTCGACAAGAAGGCAGATGTAGTCGACAAGGAGGTAGTTGTAGTCGACAAGAAGGCAGATGTAGTCGACAAGGAGGTAGTTGTAGTCGACAAGAAGGCAGATGTAGTCGACAAGGAGGAAGTTGTAGTCGACAAGAAGGCAGATGTAGTCGACAAGGAGGTAGTTGTAGTCGACAAGAAGGCAGATGTAGTCGACAAGGAGGTAATTGTAGTCGACAAGAAGGCAGATGTAGTCGACAAGAAGGCAGATGTACTCCGCAAGAAGGCATATCTACTCCGCAAGAAGGCAGATGTAGTCGACAAGGATGTAGTTGTAGTCAGCAAGAAGGCAGATGTAGTCGACAAGGATGCGAATGTAGTCGCCAAGATGCTAGATGCAGTCGGCAAGAAAGCAGATATACTCCGCAAGAAGGCAAATGTAGTCCGCAAGAAGGCAGATGTAGACGACAAAGAGGCAGATGTAGTCGGCAAGAAGGCAAATATAATCCGCAAGAAGGCAAAAGCGGTCCGCAAAAAGGCAGATGTAGTTGGCAAGAAGGCAGATGTTGTCGGCAAGGAGGCAGATGCAGTCAGCAAGAAGGCAGATGTTGTTGGCAAGGAGGCAGATGCAGTCAGCAAGAAGGCAGATGTTGTTGGCAAGGAGGCAGATGCAGTCGGCAAGAAGGCAGATGCAGTCGGCAAGGGGACAGATATAGTTGACATGGAGGCAGATGTAGCCGGTATAGAGGCAGATTTACCGGCCCCGGACCAACAACAACAGCAG gataAGACAGTCTCCGCTAAACCGGAGGCAAAAGCCACCGACCTGCAGGGTTTGGATCCATTGGCTGCAAAGAAACGTCGT GTGAAGGATGTGGGCGCCCCCAAGGCAAAGAGAGCTAAACATTCTGATAAGTCAGATGATGCGGTCCCGTCGACTTCGCACGAACCGATTTAC GGTAACAATGGGCGCGAACGGAAGTCACGACCGAATAATAAATCGGATGACAAAGAACTAAAAATGATGACACTGGAGGCGCAGATGGAGTTTCCGGACGAGCGCTGGCGCTGGGGATCCGAAGAGTTCGTCATCCATGATCGCCGGATGGCCGTCGAGAATAATCCCTATG TGAACCAAGTGTGTTTCCGCGCGGTGGCGCGCccgctgcgccgcgccgcgccgccccgctCCGCGCACCGCTCCGGCAGCCGCTCCGCGAGCCGCTCCGCGAGCCGCACCGCCCGCCGCACCGCCCGCCGCTCCTCTAGCCATTTCTCGTACCACTCCGCTCACCGTCCCGCTCACCGCTCCGGCCGCCGCACCGCCAACCCCCCCACCCAAACCACCTCCTACACCAACACCTCCGGCCCCAACACCTACTCCTCCTCCGTCACCACCGCGGGCCGCAACACCGTCGCCAGCGCTGCCATCAGCAGCAACATGGGCCGCCTGCGATTCGTGCTGCGTCTGCCATCCTCGGTCCTCAAGCGGCGACCCAACCTCCTGG TTTAA
- the LOC115450069 gene encoding THAP domain-containing protein 5 isoform X3: MVGCSIYGCKSRSEKQDSITFHAFPKNAFSKILWIQATGRSNWTPTIFSKICSKHFEENAIVRRKKISRILPTAIPTKNLPKVPKKQVPLAKVKDYPNTRKGAARAARRALMVKRRKMTGMKQHKKATEQSGEQEESVVPSDKYIDDDDNKPEIPDIERDNLFMYPGIKDVRSLNQDTKSEDDVTNFENYLCSECNEAITRFRYTCVQCSDLDLCGACEADGAHHQHYVLRVPADRQASEVQFVLATIRHHLMKRLDPINESSKEQEQEEDVMS; the protein is encoded by the exons ATGGTTGGGTGTAGCATTTATGGGTGTAAAAGCCGTAGCGAAAAACAAGATAGTATCACATTTCACGC GTTTCCTAAAAATGCATTTTCTAAAATCCTTTGGATCCAAGCTACGGGTCGTTCTAATTGGACACCAACAATATTTTCCAAGATATGTTCAAAGCATTTTGAAGAAAATGCTATTGTCCGCAGAAAGAAAATATCTAGAATTCTTCCAACAGCAATTCCAACCAAAAAT CTTCCAAAAGTACCAAAAAAGCAAGTTCCTTTAGCAAAAGTTAAAGATTATCCCAATACACGAAAAGGCGCCGCTAGAGCTGCCAGACGGGCGTTGATGGTGAAAAGGAGAAAAATGACGGGAATGAAACAACACAAAAAGGCTACGGAACAAAGCGGCGAACAAG aagAAAGCGTAGTACCTTCAGATAAATACATAGACGATGATGACAATAAGCCag AAATCCCAGATATAGAGCGGGACAACTTGTTTATGTACCCGGGCATCAAAGATGTCCGCTCCCTCAACCAGGACACAAAATCCGAAG ATGACGTGACAAATTTCGAAAATTACCTGTGTAGCGAGTGTAACGAAGCAATTACTAG gttccgctacacgtgtgtgcagtgcagcgacttggacctgtgcggCGCGTGCGAGGCCGACGGAGCGCACCACCAACACTACGTGCTCAGGGTGCCCGCCGATAGACAAGCG TCAGAGGTACAATTCGTGCTGGCCACGATACGACACCATTTAATGAAAAGATTGGATCCCATAAATGAATCCTCAAAAGAGCAAGAACAAGAAGAAGACGTCATGAG